Part of the Cyanobacteria bacterium QS_8_64_29 genome is shown below.
GGTCGAGGGCGAGCGGGCCAAGGTGCCCGGGTACGGTACCGCGCTCAAGCTGCGCTCGGACGGGCGGCTGGCCGACGTTGCGCCCACCATTCTAGACATCCTACAATTGCCGCAACCGTCGGCCATGACGGGCCACTCCCTGCTGGAAGCGGCCGACTACGAAGTCCGCAGCAACCGGACGCCGGTCCGGGTTACCTGAGCGGCTGCAACGGCCGGCGAATTGCCCTAGAGAGAACCCGCGCGATGACTGTTGCCCAGATTGCCGAGATCGCTTGGGTCGCGTTGGCTGCCTTGCTAATTGCCATTGTGCTGCTGCACAGCCCTAAAGGGGACGGCCTGGGCGGCATTGGCGGCCAGGGCCAGCTGTTTACCAGCACCAAGAGCGCTGAGAAGGGCCTGAACCGCATCACTTGGGGCATTGCCATCGCGTTTTTGGGGCTAACCATTGCCCAGAGCGCCGGCTGGTTGGGCTGATGCCGGCGGCCCCACCCGGTGGGGGACAGCCACTGGCTGGCTTGTTGGGGAGTGCCCTCATCGCAGCGGCCGCGCCGCTGGCCCCTACCCTGGCAGCGCCGCCCGAGCCGCCGGCTGCCCTGCCCCAGCCCCGAGCGCATCCCGTGCCGCAGCAGCTGAAGCGGCAGTTTGCCCCCCAAGCCGCGGGGAACTATTTGGACCGCATCGAGCCCACGCGCGTGGGCTATCTCGTGTGGTCCCAGCTTCCGGTTCGCATCAGCCTTGCCCATCCCCCCGAAGCTCGAGCGAGTTCGGCCCGCCAGCGCCGCTTCCAGCGTTGGCAGGCTGCGGTGCGCCAAGCCATTGCCGACTGGGACCAGTACTTGCCGCTCTCGGTGGTAGCCTCGCCCGAGCGCGCCGACATCCGCATTGCGCGATCGCAACCGCCGCGTCAAAGCAGCGGCCAGAGGGCCCGCGCGCGGGCTGGCCGGACGCGCTACACCATTGAGGTCTGCTGCCGCGCGCAAGGCCCGCCGCGACTGCACCCCCAAGGGCAAATCGCGCTAGCGCCCGGCCAAAGCCGGCGCAATACGCTGTCATCGGCCCGCCACGAACTGGGCCACGCGCTCGGCCTCTGGGGGCACAGCCGCCAGTCCGGCGATGTCATGTACGGCGCGCACACGGGCAGCCCCACCTCCATCTCGCAACGGGATGCCAACACGCTCTACCGCCTCTACCGGCAACCGACGCGCTTGGGATGGCCGCTCCAACTCCAGCGCGCTCGGCACTAGCCCCGCCGAGGCAGAACGCCTCAAACGCGGCTCTCCAGCCGGGCTCGCTTCGCCTCCACGACTTGGGTGTAGAGCCGCTCCAGCTGGGTAATGTTTTGGCTGAGCGTGTAGCGCTCCAAAACGCGCTGCCGGCCTTTGTCGCCCAGCAAGTTGGTCAGCTCGGGATGCTCGCGGCAGGCTGGCAGCAGGGCCTTGAGCTGGGCCATGACGCGCTGGGTGCTGAGGATGATGCCGGCGCCTTCTTCCAGGACTTCGCCATCAGCCCCCGCATCGGTGGCCAGGCAGGCGACCCCGCAGGACATGGCCTC
Proteins encoded:
- a CDS encoding preprotein translocase subunit SecG, with the protein product MTVAQIAEIAWVALAALLIAIVLLHSPKGDGLGGIGGQGQLFTSTKSAEKGLNRITWGIAIAFLGLTIAQSAGWLG
- a CDS encoding peptidase, with product MPAAPPGGGQPLAGLLGSALIAAAAPLAPTLAAPPEPPAALPQPRAHPVPQQLKRQFAPQAAGNYLDRIEPTRVGYLVWSQLPVRISLAHPPEARASSARQRRFQRWQAAVRQAIADWDQYLPLSVVASPERADIRIARSQPPRQSSGQRARARAGRTRYTIEVCCRAQGPPRLHPQGQIALAPGQSRRNTLSSARHELGHALGLWGHSRQSGDVMYGAHTGSPTSISQRDANTLYRLYRQPTRLGWPLQLQRARH